TTGTCcagctattaatattttacttgtcGGGATAgcgcataaattaaatttttgtggtACTTTTACTAAGCTaccattttgtaataaaaatagacttaaacatataataactatctgttttgtcaattttatttctttcttaaataataactcATTTCCTTCACAACGTTCACATGATTTATCATGTAATTCAAACCAATgtgaaaatgatatatttaataaatcattaagattcaaactttttttctttaaattgttaacaggaattgaaagaataacattattatccGTAGTAACTTTTGTATTACTACATAATTTGCATCGAGTAGTAAAAATAACTTGATGCTCtactaaatcttttataaaatcgtattttgtGCAAAGAGCTGTAAGAAAATCGAATACATCTCGTTTAGTacaagttgaaaaatactcTCCTAAGCATTCCCGTATTGCATaggtatttaaattatgtattccaTTTTCATATCGGTGAgctaaaatacttaaaacatctaatttatcagaattaaataattgttttctaataatatttaaataaaataaacattgcaaTCCAACATTTGCATAACATGAAACTTTGTCAGTATTTTGAAAACCACGTAAAATCCAACAAGTAGTACTACGTCGAACTTTTTGATCCGACCGTTGAACGGAAGTAATTGTCTTCCACAATGTCCATGGCGTATCTTTAACTTTATGATATCGTTCTTTTGAAATAGTAATAACTTGTTCTTCCGGTTTATGTATTCGTTTTAACCGATTATATTCGATAATTGCCTCTTCACTAGCTATTACACACGAAGGGTCGAAATTAATCAAATGTAATCCATCCAGAGATGTCACACGGGATAATGCAACATAAATTTGACCACAACTAAACACAGAATTACCTATATCCGTAACAACATTTTGCAAACTTAATCCTTGAGCTTTATGAATGGTAATACCATAACtcaaagatatcggaaattgTTTCCTAATAACAAATGCTTTTTCCATAACTTGAAATTTGACACTTattctttcaataaaatattccaaatcAGATGGTAAAAgaagtttgattttttctacataatccGTAGATGGATCTTGCACAACTGAAATAACTGTTGCAATTGTACCATTTACAAGGTCTAAACTAGCATCAATGTTACGTCTTATCATAACTTTCGctccaattttaattgtatttcgtTTGAAAAGCCCAGCTGTCCTactattatcatcatcattatccgtcaataactttgttactctttttttaatatatggaaTACATTCAATCTCATCTtcagcaattaataatatttcttttgaagCAATGCGACTTAACATTGCATTGTTAAGAACATCACACATATGACAAGTAGGGAATAAACAAACGGCATCAGAAggcaaattatcaataaaattacataattcacCTAATCTTTCTTCGAAAGACTTAcctataaaagatatttttcttttttcgagaATGTCACAATCAGATTTTGTCAGTAAACCAATACGAATTCTCGAAAGTAATTCACGATAAGATCCATCTCCTTGTTGGCGCATATTGATCGTTAATTCATCGTAATCAAATAAAGTAGTCCATAAATTAACAGCATTTAAGGaaccaaaaaaatttcttaactttTACATTTGATAAATCTACAAAGGCAGGATCTTCATGTACAGGAGGTAATTGAAGCAAATCTCCAAATAGAAGAATATGCACTCGACCAAACCAACCATTATCACAATCAAtagtatcaaatatttcagataatcgaaaatgtatatacaataaaatcaaattagatATCATTGATACttcatcaattataaaaagaataacatcTTTGAGGTCTGctcgtaaaacttttaatacatggtcagctaattgtttataattaggAGTAGAACCATGTTCAACGGGTAATTGAAGTAATCTATGTACTGTCAaaccatttatattaaatgctgCTATACCAGTGGGCgctgctattgcagtatccttattaagattttgttttatccagcatttaatagttttaatcaAGAAACTTTTACCAGTGCCTCCTTCTCCACTAACGTATAGTCGTAATAACGATTTTTTATCTGACACGGTATTAATGACTCTATCAAATACTCTTTTTTGATCTgcattcaattttgaaatcaTTTCAAATATATCGATTTCTTCTTCGTGACCACCGAGATCTTTAAAATCTTGCATCGCTTCACCAGCTTGAATATTTTGAACACCTATCGGATTATCAGGATCATCTTGAGACAGATGCTGTTTTTCGTCAATCTGTTGTTGAACCAATTCCTTCACAGTTTCATATGCTTGTTTCAATTCTTCCATTTTTTCATGATACTGCAATGCTTCGACGAGATGTAATTTTACCTTATGAAATGATTCCGCATAAGTATCACAATCATTTTTAAGATCTTCCATTTTTCGCCATGGTTGAAACATAAGAAgtaatgaaaagaaataattttccggCCGCGTCTTAAcatcatatttataatgattaatgaGATGTCCACGTTGTCGCCGTTTAAGATAATATCCATTAtccattttgtaatatttaatatttttactttgtggtttaatttttgtaatatcatGCCATTgcataaattcatataaacacatcgattcaaattttttcggTCTATGTGGATAATGGTCATCTATTACAGACGcacaaaatatatctgtagAATCTCTATCGAGAGCTTCAACTTCCTTAACGTTTTTGACTTTTCTATATCGTATCTGATTCGTATCCAACCATTTAATCGTCGTATTTCGATCAGTTCCATATAAAGGAATACTTAGCAATGTATCCGCAGCTTCAAGAGCTCCACattctctattatttaaaaatcgtaaTCCAATATTCCAAAGACAGCTCGCTATCGATTTGTTTGTCTGATTTTTACAATCAAGAATATCTTCAGATAATTCACATTGTCCTGCTTTATTTACATACTTacttatgtacatattaataaacctTGAATTTTCtccaatatattgtatattcatATTTCCATTCCATGCAGTAAGAGTAGGGGGATTATAGTCATTTATATAACCTTCTCTCTCCGTTCGAGGAATATCATAAAGCCTACTTCTAGACTTTAACTGTTTCCTACCTGCTATCAAACTTACAACATCTCTTAAACATAACGTATCCGTAACAGGGCGAGGAAATCCGAAACGACATATACGACCAACTTTACGTCCCATTTTCTTAGAACGAAGACAATAATTGTTATGTTTGTGTTGTTGGTATGTATTAACTCGCTCATATAATAATAGAGATGTTAcggacaaaaatttcaaaaaccgaTTTGTAACGTTCCGTTGAAGACTACTCGATACGGGGGCAGCTTTCGTTCTTTTGTCTAACGGGGctctcaatttatttgttttagggCGACCGCAGCACGTCTGCTTATTTCCCAGGGATACGCCGAGAGCCGGAAGGATCGTTTATCGCgtttgagagagaaataaatgggATGAGAGACAggttaaataaacgtatttattatttatcaatcaatattaatcttcatttattgaatacataaccaatttatatatattttgtaattattggaatgatagaaattatgttaaagaatgtatataaataataagataaaataaaataaaataaagagtgCGTTGATTACTCAAAATAGTATGTGATAGATCCAAATTATGCatatgaaacaattaaataaagtaatgaatataagtatgttattaaattatttataatcaggTAAGATATGAATTCATTTATCGTTtagtcatttaataaaaacaaatcgatttatgaaatctaattgatttaacTGACTTGAATGATTTTACAACctggataaaaattatttactttattgatCGAATAAACTTGTGatgaatatttcttgtgttatTAAGTAGGCTGCCTGTTCAGCCTAATTCTTGACGTCTGAAGAATGGTTAATTATGTTAGTGTTTAAGCGTCTTACCTTGTTTTTGTGAAGTATTATGGAAGTGAGAGGGAAAAGAAAAGGTATTGCCTCgtgattataattgtttgtcctagattaattaattgtaacagctcatttttaaattcatgtaATAAAACAACTCACTGTCAGTTAGGTGCCGTGAACGTATCTTATGACTCCATTCTCGCCTCAGCGGAGTTTCCCACGTCACGtcgggaataaaaaaaaaaaaaaataaaaacggagTCAAGAGTCACCGTTCTGACAGGgtataaatgtgtaaatatttcCCTCAATCGTTCTTTCAGATTTCGCgtattagaataaaagaaaatcactgTCAATCAGGGTTTGTGAACGTATCTTACGACTCCACTCTCGCTAGGCGGTATCCCACGTCACAtcgggaataaaataaaataaaataaaaaaagaagaagcagAGTCCGAGATCCAGGTTGACaggatatttgtaatataattgaatttataatttaagtatcGGAATACTGTTATTGTTCATTTGATTGTCTGAAAGAACTGCGTTAGCGAACCGACGGATCGTACAGGTATTGTCCCGTGCAAAGTAGATATTGATATCCGCTTGTTTAGCTTTTTATCACCAGGAGTACCCTCAACGGGCTCCAGTCAGCCAATACCACCAGCTGTTGGGTGACTAAACTCGACTTCTTAATTAAGGAGCCGACGCACAAGACGGTGATCCGTATCAGACGTGTCGCGGTAGacgcgtaattatttatgggtTTCAAAATATAGAGGGATATGAGATTAAATTATTCGTTGAAAGATAGAAGGATGCGATCgggttttataatttttatttatttatttattcaggtaACAATGCTGGAGATCGCATAAAGGTTTAAGGAGTGTGGAAGTACTTcagttaaatttctatatctaaattagtaaaataagcgGGATTATAAttggcaataataaaacatgtataaatgaaaatcaattattgtatcaaatatatatatgtgtacattTAATTCAGTTGGGTCTCGAATGCGTTATGAAATCAAGTAAATTGCATGTgaactttgaataattattatattatttcatgtaaattattaggatcagtgatttgaatattattttattatatctggcACAAAGTAACGTAGAATGttatgataattgttaaattagagatgtacaagttggatattaaaatagaaatggagtgaatatcagaatattaaatcatggataaaattgcattaaataaaattaaatcgaattggATAGTAATATGGattgtatttaatcaaagtgAAATATCAGATCTgctgtattaaattgaattgtgaattaaatcagatcgtaaattaaattgcattaaaatgaattaaatcaagTTCAGTGGTgagttatttgtaatattgaaatttaaattaaatcaaattaaatcgggATATCAATGcacattaacataaattaaattaaatcagattgcAGAATAtgtcacattaaaataaaataaatcagagtatcagtatattaaaacatcggtgtatcagaaataaaatgttcatgcatcaatcaatatatcaataaatgtcaaataaaatgtcaatgtatcaaccaagctgtattaaattgaattaatttataatttgaattaaagtcaattatattaaattaaataaaaatcgaaatgtcaattaaatagtattaaattagaattaaattgtcaaagtcgcaaattgaattaaattaaattaaatcgtgattaagcaatattaaaattgatttaaattgaattaaatttccaaacgGCAGACTGGGGTAATATTGTATACAACTGAAACTACTGTAGCTATTGTACCATTTACAAGACCCAAAGTAGCATCAATATTACGCCTTATCATAACTTTTGctccaattttaattacaatttcttttgaaAGTCCAGCAGTTTTAgaattatcatcatcattattcgATAATACTCttaatactttcttttttacatatgaATTACAGTTGATTGTATCTTcggcaattaataatatttctttcgaaGCAATGCGATTTAACATAGCTGTATTAAGAACTTCACACATATCACGAGTAGGTAATAAACAAACAGTGTCTGATGGCAAATTGTCcataaaatcacatatttccTTTAATCTAGATTCCACAGAATTacctttaaaagatatttttctactttcaaGATTGGCACAATCAGACCTTGTCAATGAACCAATACGAATTCTCGACAACAATTGTCGATAAGTATCATCCTCTTGCTGACGCATATTAATCGTCAATTCATcataatgaaataatgtaGTCCACAAATTAACGGTAATTAAAGAACCAACACATGTCTTAATTTTGTCATTAGATAATTGCACAAAAACAGGATCCTCACGTACGGGAGGTAATTGAAGCAAATCGCCAAATAAAAGAATGTGTTTTCGACCAAACCAACCTTCTTTAACATCATtagtatcaaatatttcacTTAATCgaagatgtatatacattaaagtCAAATTTGATATCATTGACACTTCATCAATCACAAAAAGAACAACATCTTTGAGCTCTGCGCGTAAAACTTTCAAAACATGATTAGACAATGGTTTATACTTTGAAGTCTGACCGTGTTCAACAGGTAATTGGAGCAATCTGTGAACTGTCAAGCCATCAATATTAAACGCTGCTATACCAGTAGGTGCCGCTAGAGCAGTATCTTTGTTAAGATTTTGTTTAATCCaacatttaattgttttaattaagaaactttttcCAGTTCCACCTTCTCCACTAACATATAATCGTAATATTGAATTGTCCGACTTTACAGTATTAATAACTCTATCAAATACTCTTTTTTGATCCAAATTTAATTTCGCTATCATTTCAGAAACatcaattttttctattttatcacCAAAATCTCTAAAATCTTGCATCGCTTCACCTGCTTCTATATTTTGAATACCTATCGGATTATCAGGATCATCCTGAgacacatttttttgtaatttttcatcttCTTGTCGAATTAACTCTTTTGCATTTTCAAATGCTTTTTGCAATTCTTGTACCTTTTCGTGATATTGCCATGCTTCCGTaagatgtaatttttctttttcaaatgcTTGTGCGTAAGTATCACAACCATCTCTAATTTCTTCTAAATTTCGCCATGGTTTAAACATAAGCAAtaaggaaaagaaataatcttcCGGTCGTGTTTCAACATTGTACTTATAGTGATTAATAAGACACGCGCGTTTTCGCCGTTTAAGATaatgactattatttattttataatattcaatattattacttcGTGGTTCGATCGTCGTGATATCATACCATTGTACGAATTCATAAAGAGATACAGACTCCAATTCTTGAGGTCTATTTGGATAATAATCATCTATTACAGATGgacaaaatatatctgtagATTCACCATTAAGAGTTTCAATTTCTTTacgactttttaattttctctgtCGTATGCGATTAACGTTTAACCATTTAATAGTTGTATTGCGATCAGTCCCATATAAAGCGATACTTAACAATGTATCAGCAGCTTCAAGAGCTCCACATTCTCTATTAGTTAAGGATCGTAAACCAAAATTCCAAAGAACACTTGCCAATgacttgtttttattattcttaaaactcTCAAGATCAAAGTCCGACAACTCACTTTTTCCTGGTTTGTTCACATATTTAGTAACATACCATGTAAGCAGTGTCGACTTTTCaccaatatattgtatatccaTATTTCCTTCCCATGCAGTAAGAAGAGCAGAATTGTAATCATTAATATCAACTTCATCAGCCGTTCGAGGAAGATCATACAAT
This sequence is a window from Monomorium pharaonis isolate MP-MQ-018 chromosome 3, ASM1337386v2, whole genome shotgun sequence. Protein-coding genes within it:
- the LOC118644972 gene encoding uncharacterized protein LOC118644972, producing MNITDPRSRYTAAEYLDAMSKDALESNLNTIFSSLRNTEQYWRQPRNDLDCMTRHYGPATWFITLSPSEWLWDNLGDYIREVNGWQNSLLSTSELVAKDPVSTSRFLDNKFRAMIDFICSKDCPIGEVTHYFWRREYQGRGIQHFHLFPRPVTETLRMRDVATSIAGRKQLKHQSRLYDLPRTADEVDINDYNSALLTAWEGNMDIQYIGEKSTLLTWYVTKYVNKPGKSELSDFDLESFKNNKNKSLASVLWNFGLRSLTNRECGALEAADTLLSIALYGTDRNTTIKWLNVNRIRQRKLKSRKEIETLNGESTDIFCPSVIDDYYPNRPQELESVSLYEFVQWYDITTIEPRSNNIEYYKINNSHYLKRRKRACLINHYKYNVETRPEDYFFSLLLMFKPWRNLEEIRDGCDTYAQAFEKEKLHLTEAWQYHEKVQELQKAFENAKELIRQEDEKLQKNVSQDDPDNPIGIQNIEAGEAMQDFRDFGDKIEKIDVSEMIAKLNLDQKRVFDRVINTVKSDNSILRLYVSGEGGTGKSFLIKTIKCWIKQNLNKDTALAAPTGIAAFNIDGLTVHRLLQLPVEHGQTSKYKPLSNHVLKVLRAELKDVVLFVIDEVSMISNLTLMYIHLRLSEIFDTNDVKEGWFGRKHILLFGDLLQLPPVREDPVFVQLSNDKIKTCVGSLITVNLWTTLFHYDELTINMRQQEDDTYRQLLSRIRIGSLTRSDCANLESRKISFKGNSVESRLKEICDFMDNLPSDTVCLLPTRDMCEVLNTAMLNRIASKEILLIAEDTINCNSYVKKKVLRVLSNNDDDNSKTAGLSKEIVIKIGAKVMIRRNIDATLGLVNGTIATVVSVVYNITPVCRLEI